TACTTTTCATATATTCCTTTGTAGTTCAAACATTCCTTTGTATTTATAACTCTGCTACTTCCCTTTGTAGTATCCATTTCATGTATTAAAGTTTCCTTTTCAAAACATGTCGTGTACTTGCGAGACCTTGCCTGACTGGTATCTGAATTTGCCTGAATAGGTCAAACATTGCCCGATTGGTTGTATTTGTCATTTACTTTCAAGTTATTGTTCTTTAATGCAGTTTATTGTCCTTGTGACTAACAATTACAACTATTTTCAAACCACTTTACCTTAAGCTTTTCACCTTTTCTCTGTCTCGCTTTACTTTATGTCTTTACTTTTTCACAAAGATTGCAAATTGGCTTGGACCATTTCTGATCAGTCTGTGGTCGTATTTTGACATTCACAAAGATTACAAATTGGCTTCGACCATTTCTGATCAGTCTGTGGTCGTATTTTGACATTCAACACAAGGAGAATATAAAGTCTTGTTCTCAAGGCAAAGAAAAGAACCTAATATGGATTTAACCCCTCCATAGAATAGTCTTTTGATAAAAAGCTCAATTGACTTGTGGCACAAGCAAATGACCTATAAACATCTAAACTAACTAAACAATTTGTTGATCTTGGCCAACAGTAGCACGCCCAATAGCAACTAACTGTGTAAGAGAACCTGAGAGCCTATTCAAGGCTTTGCCAAGGCACCTTCAATTAACTCAATGTTTAGAACTCACGCAAGGGAGTTGTGTGAGGATCTAGCACCCCAACAGTGATTATAGAATTTTCACTTTTATAGTTTAATAGACATTTTTAAAGTGTAAATAAACAATATCTTTACTTTGTATAACTACATGGTCTCGATTGAATTTAGGGAGTATGGAGGTTTTTTGATGTTGTTGGGTAGCTGGTAACGCAGCCAATCGAATTATTCGGATCTTGTCAAAGCCAGTGCTATATTGGCTTGGATTAAGTAAAATAAGAGCATCAGATGatataaaataactaaaattctCTTTTAAAGAGCTAAATTTAAAAAAGGACATCTTTAACAGGCTCAATAAAAAAACTTCTATTATAGTAAAATGAACAGTCACTTTTTAAATTTACAGAGCAACTGCTCATCAgagaaaatgttgttttaaataATGAGTGAGTGAATTATCAATAATAAAACATAATGTAAAAATAGAGTGTTGTTAGAGATAAAAAGTTAAATTGAGTAACTAAAATAGTTTTGAACACATTTCACTTGCTAGTTTAGCAAAGGAGATGCTCTAAGATTCAACTATATTTTTGTTAACACATTGGAATTTAATTGTTGACAACCATCAATTTTGGATAATGTACACTCTTTTTTTACGGGCATGAAATCTTACAGATGTGTTTAAATATCAGgttatctccaaccgaagggtccagaggactgaaaatagccctaaaaccgtctccaaccgagggctaggccagagggctcgagagtctgggagggccccatggaatttcaaagggccaaagggccaaaaggctggctggctattttttttttatagttttgttattcctgtcggttataaccgacaggaatacatgctattatttaatatactaaataatggtgtatttctgtcggttataaccgacaggattttaaaaaaaaaaattcaaatgaaacggctactagccgttgcatttgatttgatttttttttttacattattattattattttttatttacaaaatttttcatataacttctactttttcctataacttctatttcacaaaatttggttcatatttttttttaaattccatttttttcctataacttctatttcacaaaatttgtttcatatttttttttcctataacttatatttcacaaaatttatttcatattttttttaaattccattttttttcctataacttctatttcacaaaatttatttcatattgtttttaaaattccatttttttcctataacttctatttgacaaaatttgtttcatatttatttttaaattccatttttttttctataacttctatttgacaaaatttgtttcatatatttttttttaaattctatttttttcctataacttcctaagccattatacaacattaaattaaattaagtaacatgaaacaacattaaacaatatgaaacaacattaaataacattaaccaacataaaaattatacaacatgaaacttaaacaacattttagttgtagtttttaaataataaattatgtttggccctatgaccctttggccctcggttggagacggttttttgtgacagggctaaaacaagccctctggccctttggccctcggttggagacagaggcaaatatggccatgtactgttcattaaaatattaatatcttagaGAATCTTGGagagctaaaacgagccctctggccagcccgcggttagagatggcctcaTTTGCAAAGTTTGGGCACCATGACTGATGATGGTTTACCTAATACTTGCACTCCTCTACTTTGACTAATTAATCACAAGTTGATTGGTATTAGTGTAAATTGTTTATTCATTAAGAAAAATCCTAAGGAGATTCTCTTCAAAATCGGACTCTCCATGACCTTTTTGGCATCTCATGTTTTTAGCagtgttttataatgttggtatGAAAATTGACGTTAACTATGGGGTGTCAGAAAGTTTATAGAGGATCCCACTTGAAGAAAGTCTTCTTACCATCTCTCAtccattaaaattttaattttttatgaaagtGAAATTTATGATTATCACATGTTTAATAACCTTTCCTTGTCGAGAATATAACATTCATTTCATCTGTTCTTCCTTGACATCATCATAGCATCCTCCTCTGTCGGCCGCAAAGAAAAGAAACTCTTTACAACAAcgaaataaatgtttttaaTATAAGCCATCATAGGTTTAGCTAAATTAGTTATGATCTTATCTGTGCACACAAGTTTGAATTTTCTTATCGTAATTTAGGTTGTCACTTGAATAAATTGTTTTGTTACCATCCCTTGAAAAGTAAAAGTATATTATGAAAATAACTGTTAAAAAAAGAGAGTTGTTATTGTCACTAACTTGTTAGTGCTTTATTAACAACATATTAAGGACTCTTCAAAgtcatgttttattttttggatagGTGTTTTCTATTTTATGGCGGATCGGTCTGCATTGTACGATCAGATCACTTGGGAGGATCGGTACTGGTGCGGCTAAGAGGAGAAGGTTGAGGATAAGCCTCCTAATGAGAAATCGGTGGACGACCTGGAGGACATGGAGGAGCAGATGCAGATTCTGGAGTATAGCCAAGAGGTGGAGGAGGAGGTCCGGGGTTATAAAATTCTCCCGACTCTGGAGGAGGAGGATACGCAGAAGGTGGAGGTCCTGGAGGATATACTGGTTGCCCATATGCCGGTGGATGCATATATCCAACTGGCTGATGATGTCCATACCCTGCATGTTGATTTGGATACCCTGCATGTTGGTTTGGATACCCTGGATGCTGGTTTGGATACCCTGGATGTTGGTTTTGATATCCCGCCGGTGGATATCCTGGCGGTTGATTTGGATATCCTGCCGGTGGAGTTGGATATCCTGCCGGTTGATTTGGATATCCTGTTGGTGGAGGTGGATATCCAGCGTGTGGATGTTTATATCCGGCATGAGGAGAAACTGGCTGATCAATCCGTGACATCTGCTGCATCGGAGGAACTGCCATCACGCGTGGTTGGCCAAGCTTGCCATCCCTTTTGTCCAGTTCAATCTTGTGCTGGGTCTGCATAACCCCAAATCAATGTTTGTTTGCTACGATAGAGATTAATCGCCATGAAATTAGGGTTCTATCAAGTGCACCACTAATATAGGGTTGGAGATGAGGTTTTTAGTATCTTAGAGCAAAAGGGTTCAGGCATTGGTTTATCAAAATTCATATATCAACTTATATAATGCACTTGATCACTAATTTATTACATACCTGCATGCAAGCACAGACcctgaaaaacaaaacaagtcaAAGAATCAATAGAAAAGAGGTAACGAGCTCCGGAATGAATGTGTTGAGGAGGGTGGAATGAAGGCCTTACGAGCAGAACACCGTGTCAGCTATACAGTTCAACACACTGGAAATATCTGAGAGCTCTTCGCTTCCAGTTAAGCAAGCAATCAAGGAGCATATACATGCAAGTTGGTTGAGGCAGAGCATACATCCCTACGAAAAAACGTCATGTGTCGAAGTGATAAGGATATCATAAAATGTGTAGGCAGAGAAAAAGCTGTAAACAGAAACATAGAGATGGGAGATTACAATAATGCAATTGTCGCACGGTGTTGTTTGAATATTGAACTCATCTTGGATTAGAAAGCGTGTCGAGGAAACTGAACTTGCAAAGCAGCAGCAGACCTGAAAACAACGAAGTATGCAAACATATATAAAGTAAAGTTCATGGATGTCCATGTCTATAAAAATGCAGTAATAGAGCGCAGAAGGCGAGGAATACCTACATGGATCGCTAAATgcgtaaattacaaaaaaaaaaaaacacaatgtgATTAATACCTCCGTAAAAAGACACAGCTGAGGGCAACGCCTTTCTCCAAACTTTCCACTGCATGGCATATATCCGGCACAGCATGTGTACCTGTAACACAGACCATTGCAAAAGTGTTCAGAAATTGCAATCTTTCTATTTTGATCAGGAATATCTAGAAATGAAAGTAATTATTAGTTTACCTTGACATATCATTGTAAAGAGCCCGTTTGCGCAGCAGGTAAGAAACGCACGGACCACTATCATGTAACGAAGACAAATTAGATTGCAGGATGCAAGAAACAAACCATCTCTCTTTAATACACAAGACTGAGtacagaaaaattgaaaagagcAATCGTATCGCTGGTACCAAAGTGTACGAGAACATCATACTAAACAATTTACAGCAAAAGTAGAAACATATCGAATCAATAAATGAGCTAAATGCAACAATTTAAGAATGCACCGAAGAGATATAAGAGTGCTTACCAGAGACATGCAAAGCAAAAGTCTGCATAACAAACACAACAAAACAAGATTATATTTCGCGTCAGATCATATGCACGTAAAAAAagaaatacataaataaaaaattaaataaaatcccCATCCCATCTGCATGGAGCCTCTCAGACTCGGTAGGTTTTCTCAGTAGTACTCAAATCGTTTTTTAACGCATTAATGTTCTTATAAATAAAATCATCAAACAGTAAACATGCCCCAAAGAACGAAATTCAAATCCAAGGAACAGACACGTTCAAAACAGAAACAATGAAAGTCCTGTACTTTTTTCCTCAcattctcagcaaccaaacagaaactaAAAAACAAGGTAAATCAAACTGGTACAATCTGATACTTACAGGGACTATCAGCCGTCGCGGTGCCCATCAAATCGGCGTGCCATAGATTCCGGTACCCCTGACGGGCCTGCATTTTCCCCACCTGGTCTTGAATCCCCATTTTCTCTCGATCCAAACAAGCCTCTAAACTTTCCGAGAAAGAAAACTCAACGCAATGTGATCGAAACGAGAGAAATCTCAAACACAAGAACACACGCAGAGAGGATTTGTGGCGAAATTGAAGCGTTGATTTCAATAATTTCGAAGAGTGATTACGTTTTCTGATGTATGCGTACATGCAGGTAAAAGCGAGTGGACGCCGGATATGAGCGAGGTGAAATTACGTTCGAGGAGCTGAAGAGAATGCGTGAGGGGTGGACAGCAGGTGTTTGCTATGTCTAATTGTGTAATTTTGCAGGTTGGGATCACTAGCCACGTATctactaatttcatttttaTCCTCGTAGTGcagtttgtttgtaccatacttagggtctccgtatttagacctcgtataaatactcagaggactgaaatgtaattatgtaataaaaaaatgggcaaatatgtaataagtgaggagcccttattctataaaaggactcaacACTGTCttcattaggggaggccaattcttaggcctgagatccccaaAGCCTCTCATATTCAAAGCAGGGCTcttaccctcacaatcctcttcaacatctcagagaaatacaatatcagtgtggacgtagcccaaacattggggtgaaccacaatacatctcgTATTCcttactttcttgtagattcacggttggatttacgttgttccaagacccctctgattttgtgcatcaacatttggcaccgtctgtgagaaatgatacgaaaagttgtgtcggttcttttcattttttcacctccatcgtgaatctgcagaaaccagAACCTCCCTCCTTGGGCTGTTCCAGAAAAACCTTCGtaaatctctctctcattcAGACTTTCCAGTTCAGCTTCTTCCCAACCGATCCTCTGTAGAAGCACACGCAAAACCCACAACTTGGTTTCTTTTGATAATATCATATCAGTAGAAGAAGGAGATTGTTAGAGAGAGAATTTGCCTGCCAtggggaagaagaggaaggcgATAGCCTCCAGACTCGACGAGGTGGATTGAAGCATGTATACCTCTTTCTGCAGCACCGCTAATTCCCTCTCTTAGCTCTACACTCAGGCCATCACGGACCTATATGGACGAGGATGCCCCCACAAAGCTCAACACCATCAATAGCTCCAGTGACTTTCTCGTCGTGTCCCCTGACAAAACACTCCTCTATCTCGCGCATAATTCTCTGTCGCCAAATATTCGATCTTTTTCTAGGGTTGGAGTTTCTCTGTTCTTAATTTCTGTGATTCCATCGCTGATTCTCGAAAAAATGAGTGCGAAAGAAGGAACGTCGACTAAGAGAGGCAGAGGCAAGCCAAAGGTCTCGAAGTCTGTGTCCAGGTCGCATAAGGCCGGTCGTCAGTTTCCGGGGGTAGGATCGCTTGGTTCTTCAAGTCTGGAAAGTACACCGAGCGTGTTGGTGCCGACGCGCCTGTGTATATCTCCACCGTGCTCAAATACCTTGCTGCTGAGGTTAGTTTGTGTTTGAGTTATGCGGGGCCCGTGTCTACCTCTCGAATCCCGAGATCATCGCTCAGGGCAAGGACGCGATCTTTTCTGACTTTCTCCGAAATCATCTTGCTCTTCTTTTCTAGGGCAACCACCATGCTTGCCTTTGCTGCCACCATTTTGCTCTTGATTCGCGTCAAGAAGAAATGGACCGAGTCTTTTACTTTACCCTATTGCCTTTTTCCCAGTCCCTCTTTTTTGCCCTGTTTCAATTTCCTACGTATCAATCTCTCATAACCATTGTTCAGAAAATTCATGCCTGGCTTGAAAAACCCATTTATGGCTTTCTTGGCTTACCCAATAAGAGATCGGGATCAATATGGGGGAAGAAAAAGGTGTATTGAATCATGTTGGCAGTCGCTGTTCTCGCACCGACATATTCGATTTCTTGGTGGATAATGTGCCCTGTGATGAGATCAAGGAGGAGGCGGTGGGTCTCAGAGATATGTTCGAGGTGACAGCGATCTGGTGGTCATGACCACATATTTGTATTTCCAAGTGTAGCTGGCAACATTTATAAATATTTCCATTATTCTTACTCCGGAGAGAAGCAGCAGCTATGTAGAGTGGTGGAAGGAGGGATGGAGATGGAATAGTTGTCTTGAAAATGGCCCAACAAGGCATCCCCAACAGCAATGCCACAACTTTCAGCAGCCAACAGCAAAACCAGCGACCGCAAGTGGGTAGGGGACAAACTACAAAGAAGGTATTAGATGATTAATTGGGTGCACATGCATGACAGCAACGCAGAGACAGAGACATAGGTGTgatggaaaagagaaaaagagaaaaagagaaaaagagaaaaagagaaaaagagaaagcaaaagcagaaagaaaagcaaaagcgaaacagaaaaacaaaagcaaagcagaaaaacaaaagcaaaagcagaaagcaaaagaagataaaaaaaaattagacataATTGAGGTGGTGATGacattatgggcgtgacccattgagcaaaaggtcggatttatttttgaatgatgcaATTTATTTTACTTATCTTtcgaagacatctgtataaccccatcagagggtaataaaaaaaaaaaacacggcaagcccaaaataatggactggagtgttatgtggagggcgaaggcccatatgcttAAAAaagccaggccctctattatcaccaaccaggtgatcaaaagtacgtccagtactaccaaaattattcgacaacctgccactattatcaccaaccaggtgatcaaaagtatgcccagtactccaaaattattcggtagcctgccgctattatcaccaaccaggtgatcaaaagtacgcccagtactccaaaattattcggcagcctatcgctattatcacccattaggtgatcaaaagtacgtccagtattccaaaattatacatgagtatcactcatgtcaatcatacataaacattcatgagcatcactcatgacaatcatacataaacattcatgaccataattcatgttaacattcataagcatcactcatgtcaacattcatgagcatcacttatgccaacatccatgagcatcactcatgtcaatcaacataaacattcataagcatcactcatgtcaattagcttcgaaagcttcatttacagagctccaatttcgagagctccaacttcaaaagcttcgtttacaaaagctccagcttcaaagctttacttgcaaagcttcacctacaaaacttcagtgcagggtatacaaataccacctacgaacaaccgccacttcggcccatacatggatcaaatttgaagtctccagccaacatactctattgactgaagacttaggggactacactatgtaccatatattgggcttccacaactaggcctcatgagaaatacttgggggacttagcccattatttatgtactgaggagcaaacccttattctatggaagggactccctcactttcattagagagcacccatcacttatgtattgaggagcgatcctttattctataaaagggactccctcaccatcattagagagcatcgttgcctgctgagcaactgcctcgccgcgagcatcattCCTAACCCataacttatgtattgaggaacaagcccttattttataaaagggactccctcaccatcattagagagcatcgccgcctgctaagcaaccgcctcgccccgagcatcaactctagcccatcatttatgtattgaggagcgagcccttattctataaaagggactcactcACCTTCAATgccataagccgagccaactaaggcaacataagccataatcagagcagcctcgcaacatgtgctacttctagttgagcatcatttcagattgagcaccgccttatATCGAGTATTAGTCCttgacgacatctagttacttcggcccatacatgggctgaatttaaagtctccagccaaaagactttcttgattgaagacttgggggactactgtttgtaccatacttagggcctccgtatatagaccttgtataaatactcggggggactcaaatgtaattatgtaataaatgaaggggcaaatatgtaataagtgaggagcccttattttataaaaggactcctcactgtcttcattaggggaggccaattcttaggcctgagatccccaaagcctctcatattcagagcaggGCTCTCACCATCACAATCCTCTTtaacatctcagagaaatacaatatcagtgtggacgtagcccaaacattggggtgaaccacgatacatcttgtattctttgctttcttgcagattcacggttggattcacgttgttccaagatccctccggttttgtgcatcaacacagtTAAAGGACACAAGTGCTAATTTTCTTTAGAGTTTGATATCGGTTTATCAAATAAAATACTGTAAAGATttatagaaataaaataaattattgtttgtaaATTAGAAAACTAAACATGTCTAAAGGAGGTTTTAGTTCACTTGTTAAGAGTAGTTGTATATCTTGTGATAAATGGTTTAGTGGATTTTCTCTATGTGAAAAGTGATTTTTAGCAGTACTTTGGGAATACCCaaatgttttattttctttctaaaacCATCTGAAATAATTCATAACAATTGTTGAGGCTCATAAATGTAACATGCCAAATAATTTAGTGAATTTTCTCTTTAGAGTTGCACATTGGTTTTCATACCCCAGCGGCATCAACCCAATTGGCCCAACCGGTGGCTTCACTACAAGAAAACTTAAAATGGAGTGGCACCACTAGGAATTGACTACTCTCTATGCAACatctcgaaacacacttagtaTCAACAAGACGAACCGAGTCTAGAGAAGGCTCTTCTTACTTGAAAGCCCTATTCTGGAAGCTGAGAAGAGGTGGTGGCTTACCTCACTGGAGTCAATCC
This region of Malus domestica chromosome 07, GDT2T_hap1 genomic DNA includes:
- the LOC103439218 gene encoding uncharacterized protein — translated: MYAYIRKRNHSSKLLKSTLQFRHKSSLRVFLCLRFLSFRSHCVEFSFSESLEACLDREKMGIQDQVGKMQARQGYRNLWHADLMGTATADSPYFCFACLCGPCVSYLLRKRALYNDMSRYTCCAGYMPCSGKFGERRCPQLCLFTEVCCCFASSVSSTRFLIQDEFNIQTTPCDNCIIGCMLCLNQLACICSLIACLTGSEELSDISSVLNCIADTVFCSVCACMQTQHKIELDKRDGKLGQPRVMAVPPMQQMSRIDQPVSPHAGYKHPHAGYPPPPTGYPNQPAGYPTPPAGYPNQPPGYPPAGYQNQHPGYPNQHPGYPNQHAGYPNQHAGYGHHQPVGYMHPPAYGQPVYPPGPPPSAYPPPPESGEFYNPGPPPPPLGYTPESASAPPCPPGRPPISH